From Nerophis ophidion isolate RoL-2023_Sa linkage group LG15, RoL_Noph_v1.0, whole genome shotgun sequence, one genomic window encodes:
- the zmp:0000000991 gene encoding mucin-2 isoform X2, which produces MLSSAMVTVLAPNWTGRLRRSKRFESTGSLETLANLQDGEDSLSQDHTQGDVESVYNILRVPSRVPFECTGQNSKSWSAKSGQPNMDYDSKNKVVCTTQLDIKETVGKKAEARLTMDANPQNRNLQAGPQVRHSSMSSKPTTSSLLLSLRRLNSQKGKSNPSPAPSEVPLKSDQNAKLFSTQLSHPFAKPGQELFMSLPSLPISSRPPESHPVGSSLLSNHHARGKTSFLSTVPIDKVTDDTPFAKPPQTMNRTQPSDSLLSRRASERAHNWRGSGRNLNLLSDSPVSAPRLPHFDSNIPLASSFMWQQTGQQGSSTPVLTNTPSIQNMPNTPLISICNNNCDPAASILTNSVNRQISHNSSNSPAESVCNGNLLRKPPRGVTQSGKEKYSDDTIDKVKLAKLLLESRLKKMQPQKSPCIPDGPTSLPSNGSLNEHRSELSPRLSKNKNNQCSPRVNATHRSPQHQNPPWLDTTSTFKSQVDTSESGRSPQNDHQNHQSACLSVQSTIKTTSFHGSTSQPSTTTPLLGFVRSYSPNPKAFRPKSMPCLIPAENNCSPETITPSNANPTCQRVPLPTPKPFATPSHPNMIDTDPKNPKVGGILTTHSERETKYVSLPGHVKRVKHVMWGDCENSEPPDSPAPSPLPRSMSQRPIRSPSIFSFLRLNSQNTKNTPLCTTSSKSSNPKVGKEGKYHSPSSDSTDQVSKEGGHSNQSKQSLDPAVIVSRDKLATDLHRLQSSVSLQAVSVLSTGPSPSPDLSSGYKIRYSPPPYSTLISNRGETKKTTPRSPLFQNIDSNYRPNHDLHSHPVADAALPMSKPIPPPRKLSKCSPLQNEISSHEISFSSVSLTDDINNNCKNISRNQQNCPEYRFRVTPQSLHDEKYQSTKIDSSCLGSENTRVEPLQHLLKMSNEQSNETVSHSNHSSSGSSSTESRSVTDEVCNKRVKESLMGKFKLFSSESNNEQSPKRRRFVKKSITTPNSRSLMSESEKANKTNRKMDQVLNKLKQTFSTRRSEDDPSFSWKWRRASETLSLSELSGTSDATIEGNITLEQDLKKIMMKDNKRRKDGEEHEQNRHTIIPTSSVQNSMTEDKFFIWPDQSSPKANQDKLQCMSDQFDVQPTNQYLLCPDRSQSPSHTTKIRKSTSSPKSPFSPFSCLSALSPYSSPDVVDDSVFYSPKLQNRTESLSPGEPGEGISLASSRKSQASTVRPSVGPMHSKEEQTSCYADLKYGIEPGRSFSVSSVLSSRSSRPGRISTGPRFMSVGDLSEPESTYGGANEDFNSWLSMKSIQRPKSNYLMQCYFLSEAGKGRSRSLPRSLTSRLAQWSSGVPVCPPAASTASKSPHLCGDMNTSHFDWDSVSPPTPPLTPPLSPHTRRMSKPPSVSSPNFPSPPLEQLDNLSNRGHLPSRGYISSLSSTFEESSDSNSDTTTDDEYYLEESEDEEKETEL; this is translated from the coding sequence ATGTTGTCTTCTGCTATGGTTACTGTTCTGGCTCCAAATTGGACTGGCCGGCTTCGACGGTCCAAGAGATTTGAGTCAACTGGGAGTTTAGAAACCCTGGCAAATCTTCAAGACGGGGAAGACTCTCTTTCACAGGATCACACTCAAGGGGATGTAGAAAGTGTGTACAACATATTGCGAGTCCCATCAAGAGTTCCATTTGAGTGTACCGGGCAGAACTCAAAGAGCTGGTCAGCAAAGAGTGGTCAGCCAAACATGGACTATGATTCAAAGAATAAAGTTGTCTGTACAACCCAGTTGGATATAAAAGAGACAGTGGGCAAGAAAGCAGAAGCAAGACTGACCATGGATGCAAATCCTCAAAACAGAAACTTGCAAGCTGGTCCTCAGGTGCGACACTCATCTATGAGTTCCAAACCAACAACAAGCAGTCTTCTTCTGTCATTAAGAAGATTAAACAGTCAAAAAGGGAAATCTAATCCTAGCCCGGCTCCTTCTGAAGTACCTCTGAAGAGTGATCAAAATGCAAAACTTTTCTCAACACAGCTCTCGCATCCATTTGCCAAACCTGGGCAAGAACTGTTTATGTCACTTCCCTCTTTGCCCATTTCTTCAAGACCACCTGAAAGTCACCCAGTTGGTTCCTCATTGCTGTCTAATCACCATGCAAGAGGCAAAACAAGCTTTCTTTCAACTGTACCCATAGATAAAGTCACAGATGACACACCCTTTGCCAAACCACCGCAAACAATGAACAGAACACAGCCAAGTGATTCATTGCTCAGTAGACGGGCATCAGAAAGGGCCCACAATTGGAGGGGTTCAGGCAGAAACCTAAACCTTTTGTCAGACAGCCCTGTGTCTGCACCAAGACTTCCCCACTTTGACTCAAACATACCATTGGCCTCATCTTTCATGTGGCAACAAACTGGCCAGCAAGGGAGTTCCACTCCAGTTCTCACGAACACACCCAGCATCCAAAACATGCCTAACACACCCTTAATTTCTATTTGTAACAACAATTGTGATCCAGCAGCTTCTATCCTAACAAATAGTGTTAACCGTCAAATCTCTCATAATAGTAGCAACAGTCCAGCAGAGTCAGTTTGCAATGGCAACCTTTTGAGGAAGCCACCAAGAGGAGTAACTCAAAGTGGTAAAGAGAAATATTCTGATGACACAATTGACAAAGTAAAGCTCGCCAAACTACTACTTGAgtccagattaaaaaaaatgcaaccacAGAAATCTCCATGTATTCCTGACGGACCAACTTCTCTCCCAAGTAATGGCTCATTAAATGAACATAGGAGTGAATTGTCACCCAGGCTCTCGAAGAACAAAAATAACCAATGCTCTCCCAGGGTTAATGCCACACATCGTTCTCCACAACACCAGAACCCTCCATGGCTTGATACTACCAGCACTTTCAAGAGTCAGGTAGACACCTCCGAAAGTGGCCGTAGTCCCCAAAATGATCACCAAAACCACCAATCTGCTTGTCTTTCAGTCCAAAGCACCATAAAGACAACCTCATTCCATGGTTCGACATCCCAACCATCTACCACAACACCACTTCTTGGTTTTGTAAGGAGTTATTCGCCCAACCCTAAGGCTTTCCGACCAAAATCTATGCCCTGTCTTATTCCTGCAGAAAATAATTGTAGTCCAGAAACTATCACACCTTCAAATGCCAACCCAACCTGTCAAAGAGTGCCCCTTCCTACTCCTAAACCCTTTGCTACCCCAAGCCATCCAAACATGATTGACACTGATCCAAAAAACCCCAAAGTGGGAGGCATTTTAACCACCCACTCAGAAAGGGAGACAAAATATGTCAGCCTCCCAGGACATGTAAAGAGAGTGAAGCATGTCATGTGGGGGGACTGTGAGAATTCTGAGCCCCCGGACAGTCCAGCTCCTTCTCCGTTACCTCGCTCAATGTCTCAGCGACCCATTAGATCACCGTCCATCTTCTCCTTTTTAAGATTGAACagtcaaaacacaaaaaacactCCTCTTTGCACTACATCATCCAAGTCTTCCAACCCAAAGGTAGGAAAAGAGGGAAAGTATCACTCTCCATCATCTGACTCTACTGATCAAGTATCAAAAGAGGGGGGGCATTCCAACCAATCCAAGCAAAGCCTTGATCCTGCAGTGATTGTTAGTCGAGACAAACTTGCCACAGACCTGCACAGACTGCAGAGTTCGGTATCATTGCAGGCTGTTTCAGTCCTGTCAACTGGTCCTTCCCCATCTCCTGACTTGTCAAGTGGGTACAAGATTCGTTACAGCCCCCCACCTTACTCTACTCTCATTTCTAACCGTGGTGAAACTAAGAAAACGACTCCCAGGTCACCACTGTTCCAAAATATTGATTCAAATTATAGACCAAATCATGATTTACATTCTCATCCAGTCGCAGATGCAGCTTTACCCATGTCCAAACCAATACCACCACCTAGGAAACTATCTAAATGTTCTCCTCTTCAGAATGAAATTTCATCACATGAGATTTCCTTCAGTAGTGTTTCCCTGACAGATGATATCAACAACAATTGCAAGAATATCAGCCGTAATCAGCAGAATTGTCCCGAGTACAGATTTAGGGTCACCCCTCAGTCGCTGCATGATGAAAAGTATCAAAGCACCAAAATTGATTCATCTTGTCTTGGTTCAGAGAACACAAGAGTAGAGCCTTTGCAACATTTATTAAAGATGTCAAATGAACAGTCTAATGAAACTGTGAGTCATTCAAATCACAGCTCAAGTGGCAGCAGCTCAACAGAGAGCCGGTCTGTTACTGATGAAGTTTGTAACAAACGAGTGAAGGAGAGCCTAATGGGTAAATTCAAACTCTTTTCGTCAGAGAGCAACAATGAGCAGAGCCCAAAGAGGCGTCGTTTTGTCAAGAAGAGCATCACGACACCAAACTCCAGGTCACTTATGTCCGAATCAGAAAAAGCCAACAAGACTAATAGGAAAATGGACCAGGTTTTGAACAAACTGAAACAAACTTTCAGCACAAGACGCTCTGAAGATGATCCCTCATTTTCATGGAAATGGAGGCGAGCTTCAGAAACGCTCTCACTCAGTGAACTCAGTGGTACCAGTGATGCCACTATTGAGGGTAACATAACTTTAGAGCAAGATCTGAAAAAGATCATGATGAAGGACAACAAAAGGAGAAAAGATGGCGAAGAGCATGAACAGAACAGACACACCATCATACCAACCTCATCTGTGCAAAACTCCATGACAGAAGATAAATTCTTCATTTGGCCCGACCAGTCAAGTCCTAAAGCTAACCAAGACAAACTACAATGTATGTCAGACCAGTTTGATGTTCAACCAACAAACCAGTACCTTCTGTGTCCAGATAGGAGTCAGAGTCCGAGTCATACTACAAAGATTCGTAAGTCTACATCAAGTCCCAAAAGTCCTTTCTCCCCATTCTCCTGCCTTTCCGCGCTCTCGCCATATTCGTCACCCGATGTAGTAGACGATAGTGTCTTCTACAGTCCAAAGCTGCAGAACCGGACGGAGTCCTTATCACCAGGCGAACCCGGGGAGGGAATTAGCCTGGCGAGTTCAAGGAAAAGCCAAGCGTCCACAGTTCGACCAAGTGTAGGTCCAATGCACAGCAAAGAAGAACAAACATCTTGCTATGCTGACTTAAAGTATGGCATTGAGCCAGGGAGGTCCTTCTCTGTAAGCTCAGTCCTCTCCAGTCGGTCATCAAGGCCCGGACGAATCTCCACCGGGCCCAGGTTCATGAGTGTAGGTGACCTTTCTGAACCCGAATCAACTTATGGAGGAGCGAATGAGGATTTTAATTCATGGCTTTCTATGAAAAGCATTCAAAGACCAAAATCCAATTACCTAATGCAGTGCTATTTCCTCAGTGAAGCGGGTAAAGGCCGATCAAGATCTCTCCCTCGATCGCTGACCAGCCGTCTGGCTCAGTGGAGTTCAGGGGTTCCCGTTTGTCCCCCTGCTGCCTCCACAGCCTCAAAGTCACCCCATCTTTGCGGAGACATGAACACGAGTCACTTTGACTGGGATTCAGTGAGTCCCCCAACTCCTCCCCTAACACCTCCTTTGTCCCCACATACCAGACGCATGTCTAAACCCCCCAGTGTTTCCTCTCCAAATTTTCCAAGCCCACCTTTAGAACAATTGGACAACCTGTCCAACAGGGGGCATTTGCCCTCCCGGGGTTATATCTCCAGCCTAAGCAGCACCTTTGAAGAGTCCTCGGACAGCAACTCAGACACAACGACAGATGACGAATACTACTTAGAAGAAAGTGAAGACGAAGAAAAAGAGACAGAATTGTAA
- the zmp:0000000991 gene encoding mucin-2 isoform X1: protein MSTSDTRHFELTVGGETLREAQVTTTRSENGLENVRLQLCCRRAITQEGTSSAQVITADRQRQVVDHSSGPRYKPCVLLGLPNNLDLNKSELRLKRKKDVCLHGSDESQRRNTFGCSSQVIGPIPLPDTSRDVTNDFPLPEKKTFLVKDQEILVVCHEARSICQLQQRLSSYSELEQTLKNQGNVEEQSDPSGAMLSSAMVTVLAPNWTGRLRRSKRFESTGSLETLANLQDGEDSLSQDHTQGDVESVYNILRVPSRVPFECTGQNSKSWSAKSGQPNMDYDSKNKVVCTTQLDIKETVGKKAEARLTMDANPQNRNLQAGPQVRHSSMSSKPTTSSLLLSLRRLNSQKGKSNPSPAPSEVPLKSDQNAKLFSTQLSHPFAKPGQELFMSLPSLPISSRPPESHPVGSSLLSNHHARGKTSFLSTVPIDKVTDDTPFAKPPQTMNRTQPSDSLLSRRASERAHNWRGSGRNLNLLSDSPVSAPRLPHFDSNIPLASSFMWQQTGQQGSSTPVLTNTPSIQNMPNTPLISICNNNCDPAASILTNSVNRQISHNSSNSPAESVCNGNLLRKPPRGVTQSGKEKYSDDTIDKVKLAKLLLESRLKKMQPQKSPCIPDGPTSLPSNGSLNEHRSELSPRLSKNKNNQCSPRVNATHRSPQHQNPPWLDTTSTFKSQVDTSESGRSPQNDHQNHQSACLSVQSTIKTTSFHGSTSQPSTTTPLLGFVRSYSPNPKAFRPKSMPCLIPAENNCSPETITPSNANPTCQRVPLPTPKPFATPSHPNMIDTDPKNPKVGGILTTHSERETKYVSLPGHVKRVKHVMWGDCENSEPPDSPAPSPLPRSMSQRPIRSPSIFSFLRLNSQNTKNTPLCTTSSKSSNPKVGKEGKYHSPSSDSTDQVSKEGGHSNQSKQSLDPAVIVSRDKLATDLHRLQSSVSLQAVSVLSTGPSPSPDLSSGYKIRYSPPPYSTLISNRGETKKTTPRSPLFQNIDSNYRPNHDLHSHPVADAALPMSKPIPPPRKLSKCSPLQNEISSHEISFSSVSLTDDINNNCKNISRNQQNCPEYRFRVTPQSLHDEKYQSTKIDSSCLGSENTRVEPLQHLLKMSNEQSNETVSHSNHSSSGSSSTESRSVTDEVCNKRVKESLMGKFKLFSSESNNEQSPKRRRFVKKSITTPNSRSLMSESEKANKTNRKMDQVLNKLKQTFSTRRSEDDPSFSWKWRRASETLSLSELSGTSDATIEGNITLEQDLKKIMMKDNKRRKDGEEHEQNRHTIIPTSSVQNSMTEDKFFIWPDQSSPKANQDKLQCMSDQFDVQPTNQYLLCPDRSQSPSHTTKIRKSTSSPKSPFSPFSCLSALSPYSSPDVVDDSVFYSPKLQNRTESLSPGEPGEGISLASSRKSQASTVRPSVGPMHSKEEQTSCYADLKYGIEPGRSFSVSSVLSSRSSRPGRISTGPRFMSVGDLSEPESTYGGANEDFNSWLSMKSIQRPKSNYLMQCYFLSEAGKGRSRSLPRSLTSRLAQWSSGVPVCPPAASTASKSPHLCGDMNTSHFDWDSVSPPTPPLTPPLSPHTRRMSKPPSVSSPNFPSPPLEQLDNLSNRGHLPSRGYISSLSSTFEESSDSNSDTTTDDEYYLEESEDEEKETEL from the coding sequence GTGATTGGGCCAATTCCCCTGCCAGACACCTCAAGAGATGTAACCAACGATTTTCCATTAccagagaaaaaaacatttctggTCAAAGACCAAGAGATTCTTGTAGTTTGCCATGAAGCCAGAAGTATATGTCAATTGCAGCAAAGATTGAGTAGTTACTCTGAGTTAGAGCAAACATTAAAGAACCAAGGTAATGTTGAAGAGCAGTCTGACCCCAGTGGAGCCATGTTGTCTTCTGCTATGGTTACTGTTCTGGCTCCAAATTGGACTGGCCGGCTTCGACGGTCCAAGAGATTTGAGTCAACTGGGAGTTTAGAAACCCTGGCAAATCTTCAAGACGGGGAAGACTCTCTTTCACAGGATCACACTCAAGGGGATGTAGAAAGTGTGTACAACATATTGCGAGTCCCATCAAGAGTTCCATTTGAGTGTACCGGGCAGAACTCAAAGAGCTGGTCAGCAAAGAGTGGTCAGCCAAACATGGACTATGATTCAAAGAATAAAGTTGTCTGTACAACCCAGTTGGATATAAAAGAGACAGTGGGCAAGAAAGCAGAAGCAAGACTGACCATGGATGCAAATCCTCAAAACAGAAACTTGCAAGCTGGTCCTCAGGTGCGACACTCATCTATGAGTTCCAAACCAACAACAAGCAGTCTTCTTCTGTCATTAAGAAGATTAAACAGTCAAAAAGGGAAATCTAATCCTAGCCCGGCTCCTTCTGAAGTACCTCTGAAGAGTGATCAAAATGCAAAACTTTTCTCAACACAGCTCTCGCATCCATTTGCCAAACCTGGGCAAGAACTGTTTATGTCACTTCCCTCTTTGCCCATTTCTTCAAGACCACCTGAAAGTCACCCAGTTGGTTCCTCATTGCTGTCTAATCACCATGCAAGAGGCAAAACAAGCTTTCTTTCAACTGTACCCATAGATAAAGTCACAGATGACACACCCTTTGCCAAACCACCGCAAACAATGAACAGAACACAGCCAAGTGATTCATTGCTCAGTAGACGGGCATCAGAAAGGGCCCACAATTGGAGGGGTTCAGGCAGAAACCTAAACCTTTTGTCAGACAGCCCTGTGTCTGCACCAAGACTTCCCCACTTTGACTCAAACATACCATTGGCCTCATCTTTCATGTGGCAACAAACTGGCCAGCAAGGGAGTTCCACTCCAGTTCTCACGAACACACCCAGCATCCAAAACATGCCTAACACACCCTTAATTTCTATTTGTAACAACAATTGTGATCCAGCAGCTTCTATCCTAACAAATAGTGTTAACCGTCAAATCTCTCATAATAGTAGCAACAGTCCAGCAGAGTCAGTTTGCAATGGCAACCTTTTGAGGAAGCCACCAAGAGGAGTAACTCAAAGTGGTAAAGAGAAATATTCTGATGACACAATTGACAAAGTAAAGCTCGCCAAACTACTACTTGAgtccagattaaaaaaaatgcaaccacAGAAATCTCCATGTATTCCTGACGGACCAACTTCTCTCCCAAGTAATGGCTCATTAAATGAACATAGGAGTGAATTGTCACCCAGGCTCTCGAAGAACAAAAATAACCAATGCTCTCCCAGGGTTAATGCCACACATCGTTCTCCACAACACCAGAACCCTCCATGGCTTGATACTACCAGCACTTTCAAGAGTCAGGTAGACACCTCCGAAAGTGGCCGTAGTCCCCAAAATGATCACCAAAACCACCAATCTGCTTGTCTTTCAGTCCAAAGCACCATAAAGACAACCTCATTCCATGGTTCGACATCCCAACCATCTACCACAACACCACTTCTTGGTTTTGTAAGGAGTTATTCGCCCAACCCTAAGGCTTTCCGACCAAAATCTATGCCCTGTCTTATTCCTGCAGAAAATAATTGTAGTCCAGAAACTATCACACCTTCAAATGCCAACCCAACCTGTCAAAGAGTGCCCCTTCCTACTCCTAAACCCTTTGCTACCCCAAGCCATCCAAACATGATTGACACTGATCCAAAAAACCCCAAAGTGGGAGGCATTTTAACCACCCACTCAGAAAGGGAGACAAAATATGTCAGCCTCCCAGGACATGTAAAGAGAGTGAAGCATGTCATGTGGGGGGACTGTGAGAATTCTGAGCCCCCGGACAGTCCAGCTCCTTCTCCGTTACCTCGCTCAATGTCTCAGCGACCCATTAGATCACCGTCCATCTTCTCCTTTTTAAGATTGAACagtcaaaacacaaaaaacactCCTCTTTGCACTACATCATCCAAGTCTTCCAACCCAAAGGTAGGAAAAGAGGGAAAGTATCACTCTCCATCATCTGACTCTACTGATCAAGTATCAAAAGAGGGGGGGCATTCCAACCAATCCAAGCAAAGCCTTGATCCTGCAGTGATTGTTAGTCGAGACAAACTTGCCACAGACCTGCACAGACTGCAGAGTTCGGTATCATTGCAGGCTGTTTCAGTCCTGTCAACTGGTCCTTCCCCATCTCCTGACTTGTCAAGTGGGTACAAGATTCGTTACAGCCCCCCACCTTACTCTACTCTCATTTCTAACCGTGGTGAAACTAAGAAAACGACTCCCAGGTCACCACTGTTCCAAAATATTGATTCAAATTATAGACCAAATCATGATTTACATTCTCATCCAGTCGCAGATGCAGCTTTACCCATGTCCAAACCAATACCACCACCTAGGAAACTATCTAAATGTTCTCCTCTTCAGAATGAAATTTCATCACATGAGATTTCCTTCAGTAGTGTTTCCCTGACAGATGATATCAACAACAATTGCAAGAATATCAGCCGTAATCAGCAGAATTGTCCCGAGTACAGATTTAGGGTCACCCCTCAGTCGCTGCATGATGAAAAGTATCAAAGCACCAAAATTGATTCATCTTGTCTTGGTTCAGAGAACACAAGAGTAGAGCCTTTGCAACATTTATTAAAGATGTCAAATGAACAGTCTAATGAAACTGTGAGTCATTCAAATCACAGCTCAAGTGGCAGCAGCTCAACAGAGAGCCGGTCTGTTACTGATGAAGTTTGTAACAAACGAGTGAAGGAGAGCCTAATGGGTAAATTCAAACTCTTTTCGTCAGAGAGCAACAATGAGCAGAGCCCAAAGAGGCGTCGTTTTGTCAAGAAGAGCATCACGACACCAAACTCCAGGTCACTTATGTCCGAATCAGAAAAAGCCAACAAGACTAATAGGAAAATGGACCAGGTTTTGAACAAACTGAAACAAACTTTCAGCACAAGACGCTCTGAAGATGATCCCTCATTTTCATGGAAATGGAGGCGAGCTTCAGAAACGCTCTCACTCAGTGAACTCAGTGGTACCAGTGATGCCACTATTGAGGGTAACATAACTTTAGAGCAAGATCTGAAAAAGATCATGATGAAGGACAACAAAAGGAGAAAAGATGGCGAAGAGCATGAACAGAACAGACACACCATCATACCAACCTCATCTGTGCAAAACTCCATGACAGAAGATAAATTCTTCATTTGGCCCGACCAGTCAAGTCCTAAAGCTAACCAAGACAAACTACAATGTATGTCAGACCAGTTTGATGTTCAACCAACAAACCAGTACCTTCTGTGTCCAGATAGGAGTCAGAGTCCGAGTCATACTACAAAGATTCGTAAGTCTACATCAAGTCCCAAAAGTCCTTTCTCCCCATTCTCCTGCCTTTCCGCGCTCTCGCCATATTCGTCACCCGATGTAGTAGACGATAGTGTCTTCTACAGTCCAAAGCTGCAGAACCGGACGGAGTCCTTATCACCAGGCGAACCCGGGGAGGGAATTAGCCTGGCGAGTTCAAGGAAAAGCCAAGCGTCCACAGTTCGACCAAGTGTAGGTCCAATGCACAGCAAAGAAGAACAAACATCTTGCTATGCTGACTTAAAGTATGGCATTGAGCCAGGGAGGTCCTTCTCTGTAAGCTCAGTCCTCTCCAGTCGGTCATCAAGGCCCGGACGAATCTCCACCGGGCCCAGGTTCATGAGTGTAGGTGACCTTTCTGAACCCGAATCAACTTATGGAGGAGCGAATGAGGATTTTAATTCATGGCTTTCTATGAAAAGCATTCAAAGACCAAAATCCAATTACCTAATGCAGTGCTATTTCCTCAGTGAAGCGGGTAAAGGCCGATCAAGATCTCTCCCTCGATCGCTGACCAGCCGTCTGGCTCAGTGGAGTTCAGGGGTTCCCGTTTGTCCCCCTGCTGCCTCCACAGCCTCAAAGTCACCCCATCTTTGCGGAGACATGAACACGAGTCACTTTGACTGGGATTCAGTGAGTCCCCCAACTCCTCCCCTAACACCTCCTTTGTCCCCACATACCAGACGCATGTCTAAACCCCCCAGTGTTTCCTCTCCAAATTTTCCAAGCCCACCTTTAGAACAATTGGACAACCTGTCCAACAGGGGGCATTTGCCCTCCCGGGGTTATATCTCCAGCCTAAGCAGCACCTTTGAAGAGTCCTCGGACAGCAACTCAGACACAACGACAGATGACGAATACTACTTAGAAGAAAGTGAAGACGAAGAAAAAGAGACAGAATTGTAA